In Vicugna pacos chromosome 10, VicPac4, whole genome shotgun sequence, the following proteins share a genomic window:
- the MDK gene encoding midkine isoform X2 — protein MQRRGFLLLAFLSLLALTSAVAKKKDKVKKGGPGSECAEWTWGPCTPSSKDCGVGFREGTCGGQTQRIRCRVPCNWKKEFGADCKYKFESWGACDGGTGTKARQGTLKKARYNAQCQETIRVTKPCSPKTKAKAKAKKGKGKD, from the exons ATGCAGCGCCGAGGCTTCCTCCTCCTCGCCTTCCTCTCCCTGCTGGCGCTCACCTCCGCGGTGGCCAAAAAGAAAG ACAAAGTGAAGAAGGGCGGCCCGGGGAGCGAGTGCGCGGAGTGGACCTGGGGACCCTGCACCCCCAGCAGCAAGGACTGCGGCGTGGGTTTCCGCGAGGGCACCTGCGGGGGTCAGACGCAGCGCATCCGGTGCCGGGTGCCCTGTAACTGGAAGAAGGAGTTTGGAG CCGACTGCAAGTACAAGTTTGAGAGCTGGGGGGCGTGTGACGGGGGCACAGGCACCAAAGCCCGCCAAGGAACCCTGAAGAAGGCTCGGTACAATGCCCAGTGCCAGGAGACCATCCGCGTGACCAAGCCCTGCAGCCCTAAGACCAAAGCCAAGGCCAAAG CcaagaaagggaaggggaaggactAG
- the MDK gene encoding midkine isoform X1 produces MQRRGFLLLAFLSLLALTSAVAKKKGLELCSPCVVDKVKKGGPGSECAEWTWGPCTPSSKDCGVGFREGTCGGQTQRIRCRVPCNWKKEFGADCKYKFESWGACDGGTGTKARQGTLKKARYNAQCQETIRVTKPCSPKTKAKAKAKKGKGKD; encoded by the exons ATGCAGCGCCGAGGCTTCCTCCTCCTCGCCTTCCTCTCCCTGCTGGCGCTCACCTCCGCGGTGGCCAAAAAGAAAG GTCTTGAGCTCTGTTCCCCGTGCGTTGTAGACAAAGTGAAGAAGGGCGGCCCGGGGAGCGAGTGCGCGGAGTGGACCTGGGGACCCTGCACCCCCAGCAGCAAGGACTGCGGCGTGGGTTTCCGCGAGGGCACCTGCGGGGGTCAGACGCAGCGCATCCGGTGCCGGGTGCCCTGTAACTGGAAGAAGGAGTTTGGAG CCGACTGCAAGTACAAGTTTGAGAGCTGGGGGGCGTGTGACGGGGGCACAGGCACCAAAGCCCGCCAAGGAACCCTGAAGAAGGCTCGGTACAATGCCCAGTGCCAGGAGACCATCCGCGTGACCAAGCCCTGCAGCCCTAAGACCAAAGCCAAGGCCAAAG CcaagaaagggaaggggaaggactAG
- the CHRM4 gene encoding muscarinic acetylcholine receptor M4, which yields MANFTPVNGSSSNQSVRLVTSTHNRYETVEMVFIATVTGSLSLVTVVGNILVMLSIKVNRQLQTVNNYFLFSLACADLIIGAFSMNLYTVYIIKGYWPLGAVVCDLWLALDYVVSNASVMNLLIISFDRYFCVTKPLTYPARRTTKMAGLMIAAAWVLSFVLWAPAILFWQFVVGKRTVPDNQCFIQFLSNPAVTFGTAIAAFYLPVVIMTVLYIHISLASRSRVHKHRPEGPKEKKAKTLAFLKSPLMKQSVKKPPPGEAARGELRNGKLEEAPPPVLPPPPRPMTDKDTSNESSSGSATQNTKERPPTELSTTEATTPATPAPPLQPRNLNPASKWSKIQIVTKQTGNECVTAIEIVPATPAGMRPAANVARKFASIARNQVRKKRQMAARERKVTRTIFAILLAFILTWTPYNVMVLVNTFCQSCIPDTVWSIGYWLCYVNSTINPACYALCNATFKKTFRHLLLCQYRNIGTAR from the coding sequence ATGGCGAACTTCACACCAGTCAATGGCAGCTCCAGCAATCAGTCTGTGCGCCTGGTCACATCAACCCATAACCGCTATGAGACCGTGGAGATGGTGTTCATTGCCACCGTGACAGGCTCACTGAGCCTGGTGACTGTTGTGGGCAACATCCTGGTGATGCTGTCTATCAAAGTCAACAGGCAGCTGCAGACAGTCAACAACTACTTCCTCTTCAGCCTGGCATGTGCCGATCTCATCATAGGCGCTTTCTCCATGAACCTCTACACCGTGTACATCATCAAGGGCTACTGGCCCCTGGGCGCCGTGGTCTGTGACCTGTGGCTGGCCCTGGACTACGTGGTGAGCAACGCCTCAGTCATGAACCTGCTCATCATCAGCTTTGACCGGTACTTCTGTGTCACCAAGCCCCTCACTTACCCAGCGCGGCGCACCACCAAGATGGCGGGCCTCATGATTGCCGCTGCCTGGGTCCTGTCCTTCGTGCTCTGGGCACCTGCCATCTTATTCTGGCAGTTTGTGGTGGGCAAGCGGACGGTGCCGGACAACCAGTGCTTCATCCAGTTCCTGTCCAACCCGGCGGTGACCTTCGGCACGGCCATCGCTGCCTTCTACCTGCCTGTGGTCATCATGACGGTGCTCTACATCCACATCTCCCTGGCCAGTCGCAGCCGAGTTCATAAGCACCGGCCAGAAGGCCCAAAGGAGAAGAAGGCCAAGACCCTGGCCTTCCTCAAGAGCCCCCTGATGAAGCAGAGTGTCAAGAAACCGCCCCCAGGAGAAGCTGCTCGCGGGGAGCTGCGCAACGGGAAGCTAGAGGAGGCCCCTCCGCCCGTTCTGCCACCCCCACCGCGCCCGATGACTGACAAAGACACCTCCAATGAGTCCAGCTCGGGCAGCGCCACCCAGAACACCAAGGAAAGACCACCTACGGAGCTGTCAACCACAGAGGCCACCACGCCTGCCACTCCCGCCCCTCCCCTACAGCCGCGGAACCTCAATCCAGCCTCCAAATGGTCCAAGATCCAGATTGTGACGAAACAGACAGGCAACGAATGTGTGACAGCCATCGAAATTGTGCCGGCCACACCAGCTGGCATGCGTCCGGCGGCCAATGTGGCACGCAAGTTTGCCAGCATCGCCCGCAACCAGGTGCGTAAGAAGCGGCAGATGGCAGCCAGGGAGCGCAAGGTGACTCGGACCATCTTTGCCATTCTCCTGGCCTTCATCCTCACCTGGACGCCCTACAACGTTATGGTCCTGGTGAACACCTTCTGCCAGAGCTGCATCCCTGACACCGTGTGGTCCATTGGCTACTGGCTCTGCTACGTTAACAGCACCATCAACCCGGCCTGCTATGCCCTCTGCAACGCCACCTTTAAAAAGACTTTCAGGCACCTGCTGCTATGCCAGTATCGGAACATCGGCACTGCCAGGTAG